In Desulfatibacillum aliphaticivorans DSM 15576, a genomic segment contains:
- a CDS encoding carbohydrate binding domain-containing protein produces MLSGFSKYNGFGGWKQQYAARMTDFSTGKIPYWLSGAGAFVDVNGLHVQPSFYSPEQVTNGTFAETSTGPEINSGDLTSYLGHYMEIQGNAPIELVSNGNFALTSLGSEITSGDLADYAGHYVEIAAQDSVDFTLAGAPDNAVGTRFIADGTSLTLSATDSIQEAYWDDTTLYGRDGSNYVQPGETGGLRLISDNTSAVYFRKEISVVAGTVQRLLVNCTIAAGDVRLGLYDVTNSQDISASANMGWSSGDNELCFVAPDGCTSIRVYFYRDNTGATDITYTGVSVQQQSLGENIVPNGDFEDAGIGGDDVFANFDEYKSDGAINNEAIIVYSGSHSCKLTAGVSVDTRVGSANRTVIPGASYMMSFWTCGDGSYGGRYYIYNNIGGTYIVGATSTGVSDTTWTKISFVFTIPDGCTRITPYFKCPSTEGGKAYFDEAAIQQILPRPDYTEMGAASNEIGTRFVCTSSTATVIPGYELKEVSWDGWLMYQRDASNYVLPGDSGGIRMVGSSANVNIYKTLTTVAGGVYKLEIDCSIDAGSVRLEISDGILSAVVMDWTTGVNYYYFVAVDTSTQIKLWRYGVTTDITYRSISCKQQSLGAVNLIETNPGFETGDITGWPGDDGDGSYTISGTSHYGDYALQLTRGGAASPYRYQNFDVEPGKHYAVGFHNRSDGTGVGWWGLYDRANSEYIQTSIETGITDTSYKPVNFCFTASEGCTSVRLLFWGPGVGDTWYDDAWAREILEGAEYIPDPHFDDPTAWTIGASWDVSDGRATVTAGGGDQYLEVVSPPSFDGLYLLAQAGAVSNLKIGQSTLSAFEGGTLITPSQSVSKHFMPTKGYGAGYILYGYQDLTDGYLDYVSVRKPEQSSLYCVTRAPNTRILKAPITALDDELSGLIMALDDPDDPQNFIAAVIDAADANSLKVYSVTTALGWRQPIIESSISYVDGGIIQIERVGNVYTFSYGADLDSLAQVGTDQEIINANLGDWHGYMGTGPNSYASGLYIR; encoded by the coding sequence ATGCTATCAGGATTCAGCAAGTACAACGGTTTCGGGGGCTGGAAGCAGCAATACGCCGCCCGCATGACCGACTTTTCCACGGGCAAGATCCCCTACTGGCTGTCCGGCGCCGGCGCCTTTGTGGACGTCAACGGCCTGCATGTGCAGCCGTCGTTCTACTCGCCCGAGCAGGTGACGAACGGGACGTTTGCGGAAACGTCCACGGGGCCGGAGATCAATTCCGGCGATTTGACGTCCTATCTCGGGCACTACATGGAGATCCAGGGGAACGCGCCCATTGAGCTTGTGAGTAACGGCAATTTCGCCCTTACCAGCCTGGGATCGGAGATAACGTCCGGGGATCTGGCCGACTATGCAGGGCATTACGTGGAGATCGCTGCCCAGGATTCCGTGGATTTCACCTTGGCCGGGGCGCCGGATAATGCCGTGGGAACCCGGTTCATTGCGGACGGGACGTCGCTCACGTTATCCGCCACGGATTCCATTCAGGAGGCCTATTGGGATGATACAACGCTTTACGGTCGAGACGGTTCCAACTACGTCCAGCCCGGCGAGACGGGAGGCCTACGCTTAATCTCCGACAACACAAGCGCGGTGTATTTCAGAAAAGAAATCAGCGTTGTTGCCGGAACGGTACAAAGGTTGTTGGTAAATTGCACAATAGCCGCCGGGGACGTAAGGCTTGGGCTATATGACGTCACCAATTCACAAGATATCTCCGCCAGCGCAAATATGGGATGGTCAAGCGGTGATAATGAGCTTTGCTTTGTTGCGCCTGATGGATGTACGTCCATAAGAGTTTATTTCTACCGTGACAACACAGGCGCAACCGATATTACTTATACCGGCGTGAGCGTTCAACAGCAATCGCTTGGTGAGAACATCGTTCCCAATGGAGATTTTGAGGATGCTGGGATTGGCGGGGATGATGTTTTTGCAAATTTTGATGAGTATAAAAGCGATGGTGCTATAAACAATGAGGCAATCATTGTTTATAGCGGGAGTCATTCTTGCAAGTTGACAGCTGGAGTAAGTGTGGACACCAGGGTTGGGTCAGCGAATCGCACAGTAATTCCTGGCGCATCCTATATGATGTCTTTCTGGACTTGTGGGGATGGTTCTTATGGCGGGAGGTATTACATTTACAACAATATTGGTGGGACTTACATTGTAGGGGCTACAAGTACAGGTGTCAGTGATACTACCTGGACTAAAATTTCTTTTGTATTCACTATTCCCGATGGATGTACCCGCATTACACCCTATTTCAAATGCCCCTCGACAGAAGGCGGTAAAGCCTATTTCGACGAAGCCGCCATCCAGCAAATCCTCCCCCGCCCCGACTACACCGAGATGGGCGCCGCTTCCAACGAGATCGGAACCCGGTTTGTTTGCACGTCGAGCACTGCAACGGTCATTCCCGGCTACGAATTGAAGGAAGTTTCGTGGGATGGGTGGTTGATGTATCAGCGGGATGCGTCAAATTATGTTTTGCCTGGTGATTCAGGCGGCATAAGGATGGTTGGGTCAAGTGCAAACGTCAATATATATAAAACACTAACAACCGTTGCGGGCGGAGTATACAAGTTAGAAATAGATTGCTCTATAGATGCCGGAAGTGTCCGGCTTGAGATTAGCGACGGTATTTTGAGCGCAGTTGTCATGGATTGGACAACGGGGGTAAACTACTATTACTTTGTTGCTGTTGATACATCAACCCAAATAAAATTATGGCGCTACGGGGTGACCACCGACATCACGTACAGATCCATTTCCTGCAAGCAGCAAAGCCTTGGGGCTGTCAACCTGATTGAAACCAACCCAGGTTTTGAAACGGGGGACATTACAGGATGGCCAGGCGACGATGGCGATGGCAGTTACACCATCAGCGGCACATCCCATTATGGCGACTATGCACTCCAGTTGACCAGGGGCGGAGCAGCCAGCCCGTACAGATACCAAAACTTTGATGTCGAACCTGGAAAACATTACGCCGTTGGGTTTCACAATCGCAGCGATGGGACCGGGGTTGGATGGTGGGGGCTTTATGACCGCGCAAATTCTGAATATATCCAAACATCCATTGAAACAGGCATAACCGACACATCATATAAACCCGTTAATTTTTGTTTCACCGCCTCAGAAGGCTGCACGTCCGTTCGGCTTTTGTTCTGGGGGCCAGGCGTCGGCGACACATGGTACGATGACGCATGGGCGCGGGAGATCCTGGAAGGGGCGGAGTATATTCCAGATCCCCACTTTGACGATCCTACTGCATGGACCATCGGGGCTTCCTGGGATGTATCAGACGGCCGGGCCACGGTGACGGCTGGCGGCGGGGATCAGTATTTGGAAGTCGTGTCGCCTCCATCGTTCGACGGACTTTATCTTCTGGCTCAGGCCGGGGCCGTGTCCAATTTAAAGATCGGGCAGTCCACGTTATCCGCATTTGAGGGCGGCACGTTAATCACGCCATCGCAGTCCGTGTCAAAGCATTTCATGCCCACAAAGGGCTATGGGGCTGGATACATTCTATACGGGTATCAAGACCTGACCGATGGATACTTGGACTACGTATCGGTCAGGAAGCCTGAACAATCCTCGCTGTATTGCGTCACCCGAGCGCCGAACACGCGAATTCTCAAGGCGCCCATAACCGCGCTGGATGATGAGTTGTCAGGCCTGATTATGGCCCTGGATGATCCGGACGATCCTCAAAACTTCATTGCAGCCGTTATCGATGCTGCCGACGCCAATAGTCTTAAAGTCTATTCCGTGACCACCGCGTTAGGCTGGCGGCAGCCGATTATAGAATCCTCCATTTCCTACGTGGACGGAGGGATCATTCAGATCGAACGCGTGGGGAACGTCTATACCTTCTCCTACGGCGCGGATCTGGACAGCCTCGCCCAGGTTGGCACGGATCAGGAGATCATAAACGCAAACCTGGGGGATTGGCATGGATACATGGGCACCGGGCCCAACTCATACGCCAGCGGGCTTTATATCAGGTAA
- a CDS encoding tape measure protein has protein sequence MANEATLKIEIGVDDKGSPVITKFGDAVEKSSKKSRRTLGLLNKDVGGLIKKLINLRNIAIVAFVGWGLAALSGQLISVADSMEQLQMSLDTITQGHGQEWFDALNSWAMTMPVNTQKAIESFKMMRAMGLEPTIDQMTTLVDTMSAIGGGEEALEGIARALGQIQTKGKASAEEIMQLAERGVPAYQILGEKLGLTGEQLGDLGNQGVTANQAISALLEGMNERFGGMSEKLQYAWVGIMESLKAYWKEFERLVMGSGAFTVLKETLGKIRDYIGEMYNDGRLAEWAAKTGAVIATTITKIITAIGYIPAAWYAVKESIFTALAGVTAFGQAVLQAGKFMTDKSPFFKVVNAIIDKIGNFLGMDINPKKWLDTAIDGLEYFGSAMFSSADEAGKASEKWMDFGIMVEGFTDDLQRKINAAADQIAQSGDKAASNIGHNNVIIAQSVQGASEDMVKAILKTAEADLAAVNKRLSAYQSFYSQVTAMSERAKEQQAQHIQELMALEKARASASKQTGALVQGLAETAMDPMEKYESRRSALNQQFAEAMRLSGQEQVEALQAYQQAVSSLAMEFSQGVTQTTVSWGRATEQTVVSSKDVISAAVSDIERAGAIIDRTFRDMESAKARQIQADQAWADSLASTAQEAAMEIEYLSNLAASLAEQIEAMETEIEIRGKDAATPVIDMIQKELDALHDKTVTITTIHKDVYTGEASTPDPNSIMGSYASGTRFVPQTGLYVLHKGEEVRTKNQAQAQGGSVSIGDIVINMPQGSKLDSPEDMRSLARNVLGPELVRLNLFKRA, from the coding sequence ATGGCAAACGAAGCCACCCTAAAAATTGAGATCGGCGTGGATGATAAGGGCTCCCCGGTTATCACCAAGTTTGGGGATGCCGTGGAGAAGTCCTCCAAAAAGTCCCGGCGCACCCTGGGCCTGTTGAACAAGGATGTCGGCGGGCTTATCAAAAAGCTGATCAACCTTCGCAACATCGCCATAGTGGCATTTGTCGGGTGGGGCCTGGCGGCCTTGTCCGGGCAGCTTATCAGCGTGGCCGACAGCATGGAGCAGTTGCAAATGTCCCTGGACACAATCACCCAGGGGCACGGCCAGGAGTGGTTTGACGCCCTCAATTCCTGGGCCATGACCATGCCGGTCAACACCCAAAAGGCCATTGAGTCTTTCAAGATGATGCGGGCCATGGGCTTGGAACCGACCATCGACCAGATGACCACGCTGGTGGACACCATGTCCGCCATAGGAGGCGGCGAGGAAGCCCTGGAAGGCATAGCCCGCGCCCTTGGCCAGATCCAGACCAAGGGCAAGGCATCGGCCGAAGAAATCATGCAGCTGGCCGAAAGGGGCGTGCCTGCGTATCAGATCCTTGGGGAAAAGCTGGGCCTGACCGGGGAGCAATTGGGCGATTTGGGCAATCAGGGCGTCACGGCCAATCAGGCCATATCGGCTTTGCTGGAAGGCATGAACGAACGCTTTGGCGGCATGTCCGAAAAGCTGCAATACGCCTGGGTGGGCATCATGGAAAGCCTGAAGGCCTACTGGAAAGAGTTTGAAAGGCTTGTCATGGGCTCCGGCGCCTTTACCGTGCTGAAGGAAACCCTGGGCAAGATCCGCGATTACATCGGCGAGATGTACAACGACGGCCGCCTGGCCGAATGGGCCGCCAAAACCGGGGCCGTCATCGCCACGACCATCACCAAGATCATCACTGCCATCGGTTACATCCCGGCCGCCTGGTATGCAGTCAAGGAGTCCATCTTCACGGCGCTGGCGGGCGTCACGGCCTTCGGCCAAGCTGTTTTACAGGCCGGGAAGTTTATGACCGACAAATCCCCGTTTTTCAAGGTGGTAAACGCAATCATCGACAAGATAGGCAATTTTCTGGGGATGGATATCAACCCCAAAAAATGGCTCGATACGGCCATCGACGGCCTGGAGTATTTCGGTTCGGCCATGTTTTCAAGCGCCGATGAAGCGGGCAAGGCCTCTGAAAAGTGGATGGACTTTGGCATTATGGTGGAAGGCTTCACCGATGATCTGCAACGAAAAATCAATGCCGCCGCCGACCAAATAGCCCAATCCGGAGATAAAGCCGCAAGCAATATCGGCCATAACAACGTCATTATCGCCCAATCCGTCCAGGGCGCTTCCGAAGATATGGTGAAAGCCATATTAAAAACCGCCGAAGCCGATCTGGCGGCAGTCAATAAACGCCTTTCGGCTTATCAGTCTTTTTACTCTCAAGTCACGGCCATGAGCGAACGGGCTAAGGAGCAACAGGCCCAACACATCCAGGAGTTGATGGCCCTGGAAAAGGCCCGGGCAAGCGCCAGCAAGCAAACCGGCGCTTTGGTTCAAGGCCTTGCCGAAACCGCCATGGACCCCATGGAAAAGTACGAGTCCAGGAGGTCCGCGTTAAATCAGCAATTCGCGGAGGCCATGCGCCTGTCAGGGCAAGAGCAAGTGGAAGCCCTGCAAGCCTATCAACAGGCGGTTTCCTCCCTGGCCATGGAGTTTTCCCAGGGCGTGACCCAAACCACGGTTTCCTGGGGCCGGGCAACTGAGCAAACCGTCGTATCCTCCAAGGACGTGATTTCGGCGGCCGTTTCCGACATCGAACGGGCCGGGGCGATTATCGACCGCACCTTCCGGGATATGGAGTCGGCCAAGGCCCGGCAAATTCAGGCGGATCAGGCCTGGGCCGATTCCCTGGCCTCCACGGCCCAGGAGGCGGCCATGGAGATTGAATATCTCTCCAATCTGGCTGCCAGCCTGGCCGAACAAATCGAGGCCATGGAAACGGAGATCGAAATCCGGGGCAAGGACGCGGCCACCCCGGTCATTGACATGATCCAAAAGGAGCTGGACGCCCTCCACGACAAAACCGTGACCATCACCACGATTCACAAGGACGTTTACACGGGCGAGGCCTCCACGCCGGACCCGAATTCCATCATGGGCTCTTACGCCAGCGGGACGCGGTTTGTGCCTCAGACGGGCCTGTATGTGCTGCATAAGGGCGAGGAAGTCAGGACCAAAAACCAGGCCCAGGCGCAGGGAGGCAGCGTTTCCATCGGGGACATTGTCATCAACATGCCGCAAGGCTCGAAATTGGATTCCCCCGAGGATATGCGGTCTCTTGCCCGCAATGTCCTGGGGCCTGAGTTGGTGCGGCTTAATCTGTTTAAGAGGGCTTAA
- a CDS encoding gp436 family protein, whose protein sequence is MAYSTQTDIEKQLDQDILIQLTDDDDSGAVDAVVLAGAIADADSEIDSYCGTRYDIPLSPAPGMIRKISVDIAIYNLYGRRSMGPPENVEKRYNNAVRFLRDVSSGKVTLGASAPEPQSSSGPQSTTDKDDRVFTATTLANF, encoded by the coding sequence ATGGCCTACTCCACCCAAACGGACATTGAAAAACAGTTGGATCAGGACATCCTGATCCAACTGACCGACGACGACGATTCCGGGGCCGTGGACGCCGTGGTTCTGGCAGGGGCGATCGCGGACGCGGATTCGGAAATCGATTCGTACTGCGGCACACGCTACGACATCCCGCTGTCGCCGGCGCCGGGGATGATCCGCAAAATCAGCGTGGACATCGCCATATACAACCTGTACGGCCGCCGCTCCATGGGGCCGCCCGAAAACGTGGAAAAACGCTACAACAACGCCGTGCGGTTTTTGCGGGATGTTTCGTCCGGCAAGGTCACGCTGGGCGCCAGCGCGCCGGAGCCGCAATCGTCAAGCGGGCCTCAGTCCACAACCGATAAAGACGATCGCGTTTTTACCGCGACCACCTTGGCGAATTTTTAA
- a CDS encoding DUF2190 family protein codes for MAGVQSKPAGTISRPAARDLSDNQYHAAAIASDEEFDYGDSSAGTTVLGVLQNAPEAQGEVAEIATEGTSLLVVDGNSVNIAAGDPLGSNSNYHGVKVTTDNAQYFCIALEPSTADGDLIEVKLLGPRYLGVDAE; via the coding sequence ACCATAAGCAGGCCAGCGGCCCGGGATCTTTCCGACAATCAGTATCACGCGGCCGCCATCGCAAGCGACGAAGAGTTCGACTACGGCGATTCTTCGGCCGGGACCACGGTCCTGGGCGTCTTGCAAAACGCTCCCGAAGCCCAGGGCGAAGTCGCCGAAATCGCGACCGAAGGCACCAGCCTGCTTGTGGTGGACGGAAACAGCGTGAACATCGCCGCAGGCGATCCCCTGGGCTCCAACAGCAACTACCATGGCGTCAAGGTGACCACGGACAACGCGCAGTATTTCTGCATCGCCCTGGAGCCCTCCACGGCGGACGGCGACCTGATCGAAGTCAAGCTGCTTGGGCCTCGTTACCTGGGCGTTGACGCAGAATAA